The segment AGCTCGTTGAACATGAAGGTCAACACGCGATCGCTGGTATTCTGTTGCGTTCGAGAAGCgtgtaaaaatatattaacgTTCATTGTCTTCGTTATTTTCAGGTATGAAAAGTCTACTTTAAAAGAGAACCGACGCGAGAAGAATATGTTGGGTTGTTCAGAAAGCGCATAGAAGTTTCTAACGAACGACAATATGGTATAGTCCAGGCCACAATATAGAGTGGATGTCAAAGTTTACATGTTTCAGTtcccgaaacaagtgaattgacagaaatacaagtagctaagggccttagaccatagtcagggccttatgaagaaatattttatctagtgtcgccatttttaaaaAGCCATTTTCAGAGGTATGGTGACAGGTAAAGGTCTCACtcgagtctttaatatcttaatttacctgcttataatatatgcatctagaaaatgaaaagaggtagtgcagttacagacacagaaaaacatacagaaaggcaccctcaatTAAGTTGtaaccctcaagagtttagtctacgacctcgctatattttggcccggactatacataaaagtttaacactaggtttacggaatacgtcaatttgacgcattaagattctaaacctaacattacagaactcataaatattatttgttagcaatttatgttggatttaattgatgtaatgatatgaatatacactctaattataattataataaaatatgcgcaacgagtgtccgtaaacctagtgttaaaacaATTTGGATATATCTTTGATAATAATTGGACGTACAATTCATGTGCTATCCATGTTACCTGAAAGAAATAGTAATCGGCCGACTCGCCAACCACGGCGAACCGATAGCTACCGTCTTCCAGCATGCCCTCCATTGTTGTGAATGGCATAGCGAACGTCTTAATGGCGAGGAAGCTGATCAACGCGGCAGAGTAAGCTGCTAACACCACGACCGCCATCGAGTGAATGCTCAGATGCACCATCCGTATTGGATCCAACGAGGACATTGCCATGCCTAATGAAATTGTCGTATAAAAGCAGTATTTACTATACAACATTGAGCTTACTCGTCAACCTAAGTTATAACAtacgtaaaaaaattattgcgtAACTTAGTATGTTTTATATGAAGCAACAAATCAGCTGCAGGATGTCGACTGTTATATGATCGCAGTAAACGACTGTAAAATGCTGAGAAGTCTACAGGCGTCGGGGTACTTATTCTACTCATCGATCGGGGATAGAAAAGTGTCATGGCTGCCGGAATTCTAGCCTCTAAACATCGATTTACACAGTGTACTATACAGAGATGATTtgatggctaggcacgctgattggccgtagcgtaatagcaACGCCTGCTCTCACAagcattgtcattattggctgagccgctcacaactacaattccatcgcgtgacaaaggacgTGAACGAAACGTATAGGGACAGAGTAAGATAGGagaaaaatgtatctctcgtggttatggagaccctactaccTCCAGTAGAGCCTCTCCAGTTGgaataaggcggcgcgaagaccttctctccttgcccttgcACCGTTTAGTTCGTAGGTgcatagccaacaagtcatctctgtatAGTACACGTACCCTGACCACATAACGCGCCGAAAACGAAGAACATGATCTCAGAGATCGTTGTCGAGGACGGTTCGGTCGATGGTAAATGGAAAACTGCTTTCTTCGAGAATATCGTGTCGATCGCGAATATCAATAGCCCCGTGATGACGATCATCAGCGCGATCGCGTTCCAAACATTGTAAGCGAACGGAGCCAAGTACGCGTTCCATTTCACCGTCGTTGTGTCTGGCCTCTTGATGTACACGCGAGATCTGAACACACAGAAAGAAGATGACTCTAGATTCTAAGATTAGAGAAGTGTAATTGGGCCTAAAATTTGCGTTCTTAGTTCGTTATGTACTTGGTCGAGTAGACGGGCGTGGTAAATTTTACGACGTCCAGTCTGTCCGACGTCATTATCAGCTCTGTGGCCGCGAGGCCTGCCTCATCGTCCATCAGAGTCCCTATCAATCCTGTCCACGTGCCGTTTGGCAGCTGTATGCCCCACTTGTCGGACTCATGGTAGCTAAACCTGCATTAATAATCTTTGTTACATCCTTGTTTCGCTTATAAAGAAATGGAGCAGGGTAAAtacacgaatttttaaaaaaatgatgGAACACACAATGTGTGGCGACACTTCCCgttctcgccaccagagggtcacgttcttgtctctctcgcaagcgctcgaccgacccctccgtTACTATATACACTCCGCGACTGACGTCTAAACCAGGGCCTGCTAGGATTGCATTATTTGATTAATAAGTCCCACTAGCAGGCCCTGGATGAAAAGAGCTCCTACGATCTTTCTCGTTCTGCCTACAACTAGACCGAAAAAGCAACGAAAGGGACAAATTTAGAATTTGTAATTGAGGATTGTATCGCTGAATTAATCAAAGATTTAAATACAAAATGGCGTCGTAACATTGGATCTATCGTTGCCTCGGTTCAATCGTGAATTTATCCGCGATCAAATCGAGAATCGTTGCCTATCGATCGTCCATTTTCTCGACGCGAACGGACGAAGGGCTGAAGGATGGAGGACACACGAAACTCTGGATTAGGCTAACAGGCATCCGTCACCAAAGGAGAAACCATCAAGAAGAAAAAATAGTATGATACGCGGGTTTGCGTCGCGATGCTTGGAACCGGCCAGCCCTAAAGGGCGTTTGTTATATTCGCGACGATACGATGCAACGACGCGTCGATTCTTCTACGAAAGACTTCGAAGGAGCGGCGATGGTCGAAAAAAGACCGCGTTCGAAGAAAGGGCGGCCGCCAACGAAGAAGAATACTTTCGTAAAGAAACGACTAGACAACTGGAGGAGATTCGCAAGCGTGGCGTAAAGAGGAAGGCAGAAGAGAACGTCGGAGACTCTACTCGAAAGAAAACCAAGATGGCGGACGAAGAGGACGATTGTGTTTCGCGATGAAACCGGAAGTGACCAGGTGAGGCATTCTCCCCGCGAGGAAAACACTTATCATTTTAATTTGACTGCTTTATAAATCGGATAATTAACTAATAAAAAGACTGACGTGCAATTCATTCCTTCTTGTAGCAGCTGGATCACTTCGCCGAAGAAACCACCGATCCCGACCgtttcgttgaactcgtttcggAGAATTTTCGAGGCTGGAGGATCCTGCGAACACACACAGGCACGGTAGAGAATAAATGGAACCCTTTCAGCAAATTTTAAAATCTTGTAATGAcgttttctttattttcataGGCAAGAAAATCTGATCTGGATGTATCCCTCACGTGAATGGAAATGACTTTGAGGTTGCGTCCTTCTAGATCGTGTCTGCGCTGATAGAGCCCTAGCTTGGGACCTCGAAAACCACCTGCCTGATCCCAAGCTCCGAATTCCATCCATCTCAAGTCGCCCTCCTTGCTTATTCGATACACGTCTCTGATGATCTCGCCGTTCCCTTCAGCATCCGTTTGCACCGTCATCAATATACAGTCGAAAGGCACGTGAACGTCCGCCAGGAAGTCCTCCATTCTAGTGTCGTCCCTCAGGAAGATCAGCCAAGTGGGATAAGCCATCGTGATCCACTCTGAAACCTGTTAAAGACCTTAACAGGTCTTGTGACTCAGAAACTTAGCACACTGATAGAGTATTCTTTTTAGTTTGAAACTCATATTCGATGGAAATAGaaaaagaatataaatattctaaCCAGAACAAATTGTTCCTTAATCTCGTCCAGATCGTTCAACAGCACGAACAACGGCCGCTTGATGTTATAGTAAGTACTTCCCACCTGAAAACGAGAGTCTCGAATAATCTGTACGATTCAACTGATGTTCATTGAACTCACTTTGTTCTTGAACGTGTGGAAATCCATGATCGCAGTACGTATGTTCTGAGTCCCGCTGAGGTACATCTGAAGAGCCAGCAGTCCGTCGATGTCCTCCAATCCTGAAAACATTTTACAGCTACTGATgacaatgaaaataaataatacgaTTCACTCCTGATTTTTCGATTAAATACATTTCTCGTTTCAGACGATTTAATTCCAC is part of the Colletes latitarsis isolate SP2378_abdomen chromosome 10, iyColLati1, whole genome shotgun sequence genome and harbors:
- the LOC143346336 gene encoding glutamate receptor ionotropic, delta-1, with protein sequence MSRLEFWSLWMLLVCVSLHTNSQLTITIGHKPLMIRPQRVYENLIKGVHDFFNNTCIILFHGSPNVIETEGLEDIDGLLALQMYLSGTQNIRTAIMDFHTFKNKVGSTYYNIKRPLFVLLNDLDEIKEQFVLVSEWITMAYPTWLIFLRDDTRMEDFLADVHVPFDCILMTVQTDAEGNGEIIRDVYRISKEGDLRWMEFGAWDQAGGFRGPKLGLYQRRHDLEGRNLKVISIHDPPASKILRNEFNETVGIGGFFGEVIQLLQEGMNCTFSYHESDKWGIQLPNGTWTGLIGTLMDDEAGLAATELIMTSDRLDVVKFTTPVYSTKSRVYIKRPDTTTVKWNAYLAPFAYNVWNAIALMIVITGLLIFAIDTIFSKKAVFHLPSTEPSSTTISEIMFFVFGALCGQGMAMSSLDPIRMVHLSIHSMAVVVLAAYSAALISFLAIKTFAMPFTTMEGMLEDGSYRFAVVGESADYYFFQNTSDRVLTFMFNELLADESDLPTNYLDGLKRVCQEPKYAFMTLDNMAAVLQGKVDCILEPLDTMMQATIAMAVSTNSPYRGIIDSK